The following proteins are co-located in the candidate division WOR-3 bacterium genome:
- a CDS encoding HlyC/CorC family transporter, which yields MYNFILYAVLIFIFLILSAFFSGMEAAIFSLSRFRIKALLFEEKKGAKNLERIKKDPGKTLAAILLANLLVNIGASSVATLFIIQLIRIHSFNSTISFILEFIIMTSLLLLVGEITPKTVAIANAEALSLKFSGIILTITNIFSPVSKIMEIFARRVVSYDSKSDYDIISDKEIKIMLSEAKKFNILDEGEEKFGYQILKFGKVKVNEIMTPRQKVVGIDLDASIEKAKEVISTEKHSRICVFDRKGNVAGILYAKDLFISQMKNSRCEKSVSLKGLIREPYIVPETKYVHSLLGEFRRKGIHISVVVDEFGNFSGIITLEDILESLYGEIIDEYDERDQLSDIPYQKINKNTYIFEGDISIGELSRILEIEPFDEEGERLSGFIFNYLGKIPREKEKIKTAGLEITVAEIRDRSIDKVIIRKL from the coding sequence ATGTATAATTTTATTCTCTATGCCGTTCTGATATTCATCTTTCTTATTTTGAGCGCCTTCTTTTCCGGCATGGAAGCGGCTATCTTCTCACTATCACGCTTCCGCATTAAGGCATTACTCTTTGAAGAAAAAAAAGGAGCGAAGAATCTTGAAAGAATCAAAAAGGATCCCGGTAAGACCCTCGCCGCCATTCTGCTGGCTAATCTTCTTGTCAATATCGGCGCCTCGTCAGTAGCCACACTCTTTATCATCCAGTTGATTCGTATCCACAGCTTCAACTCCACTATCTCGTTCATACTCGAGTTCATAATCATGACGTCACTGCTCTTGCTCGTCGGTGAGATCACTCCTAAAACAGTAGCAATCGCCAACGCCGAGGCACTTTCTCTGAAGTTTTCCGGGATAATCCTTACAATTACGAATATTTTCAGCCCCGTCTCAAAAATCATGGAGATCTTCGCCAGACGTGTTGTAAGTTATGATTCAAAGAGTGATTACGACATCATTTCGGATAAAGAGATAAAGATAATGTTGAGTGAAGCGAAAAAATTCAATATCCTTGATGAAGGTGAAGAAAAATTCGGTTATCAAATCCTTAAATTCGGTAAAGTGAAGGTCAACGAAATCATGACCCCCCGCCAGAAGGTCGTTGGGATCGATCTGGATGCAAGTATTGAAAAGGCGAAAGAAGTCATCTCCACAGAGAAGCATTCCCGTATATGTGTATTCGACCGCAAGGGAAACGTCGCAGGAATTCTCTATGCAAAAGACCTGTTTATAAGTCAGATGAAGAATTCCCGTTGTGAGAAGTCTGTTTCATTGAAGGGACTGATTAGGGAACCGTATATCGTTCCGGAAACAAAGTATGTTCACAGTCTACTGGGAGAGTTCAGAAGAAAAGGAATCCATATAAGTGTGGTCGTTGATGAGTTCGGTAATTTCAGCGGGATCATAACCCTTGAAGATATTCTGGAATCCCTGTACGGCGAAATCATTGATGAATACGATGAACGCGACCAATTGAGCGACATCCCGTATCAAAAAATCAACAAGAACACCTATATCTTTGAAGGAGATATCAGCATCGGTGAGTTGTCGCGCATCCTCGAAATTGAACCGTTTGATGAAGAGGGAGAAAGATTATCAGGTTTCATATTCAATTATTTGGGTAAGATTCCGAGGGAAAAAGAGAAGATAAAGACCGCCGGCCTGGAAATTACGGTGGCGGAGATCAGGGACAGGAGTATCGATAAGGTGATAATAAGGAAATTATAG
- the ybeY gene encoding rRNA maturation RNase YbeY: MKIELFNQSTYDSAVIRRPIIKLVKKIIAEEKFKLQRLNIIIADDDYLKKLNKLFFKKNRPTNVISFNLDEVSEIYVSFNQAKDVSELYYYIIHGLLHILGYDHTNRKEEKIMDDKCLKYLKYV; encoded by the coding sequence TTGAAAATAGAATTATTTAATCAATCTACCTATGACTCAGCGGTTATCCGTAGACCGATCATCAAATTGGTCAAAAAGATTATCGCAGAGGAGAAGTTCAAACTGCAACGATTGAATATAATAATAGCCGACGACGATTATCTCAAGAAACTGAATAAGTTGTTCTTCAAGAAAAACCGCCCCACTAACGTGATATCATTTAATCTGGATGAAGTTTCGGAAATATATGTTTCCTTTAATCAAGCAAAAGATGTATCCGAGTTATACTACTATATCATCCACGGACTCCTGCATATACTCGGTTACGACCACACGAACAGGAAAGAAGAAAAAATTATGGATGACAAGTGTTTAAAATACCTGAAGTATGTATAA
- a CDS encoding HDIG domain-containing protein, whose translation MKLRIQNRHFLLIGIVLLLNIIFPPPRSVAPKYTFKEGEIAPVDVIAPYDFSIPKTDQELFEEKEEIAKRIPPVFELDNTVFKLIVGKLNGFKVLLDSLSPLIPELGEDSVSYLIQKEYAVDRTVIKYLLKKKRYNRLFNEIIKDLGGFYATGVIEEKNPEFRIITVRSGDKEMVESIDRLYSVSEVESLMTRGKKPEYRRLIAFLVRPNVLYNEDMTKKRIEEVFANVPKTKGKILKGEIIAEKHKRLTRESMEIISALESTYVSIGPWEIVKTIFFRNLFFFSLIYLLFCFGRIARYELFKNKSLYFITLLSAAYLIIGRIVHLTDMIYLLPVSFFIFLFALYFDFYFALIFSFIFAGLFGVTLNSMPIFVFLAVSGAFAAFSMQMVNSRLSLYRPMIYIALANIGAILFADVYLLKNGITLSHLGLGVLNSVISSFFLALLLPLFEKLFDFTTDLTLLELGNLNLPLFKEMAMEAPGTYHHSIVAGSLAEAGARAIGADPILARVGAYYHDIGKLKKPEYFIENQIGMKNPHDNLKPQMSALVIISHVKDGVEMAKKMKLPRKIINIIEQHHGTTSIEVFYQKALTQSANIEEDTFRYPGPKPKTKEAAVVMLADTVEAAARSEKNITVTKLQKILKESVDRKFNDGQLDECPINRHDLEQIKTAFLSILTGVFHPRVDYEKTNKKNHQVVKNKKSKK comes from the coding sequence ATGAAGCTAAGGATTCAAAATAGACATTTTCTGTTAATCGGAATCGTTTTACTTCTGAATATAATATTCCCACCGCCGCGTAGCGTGGCGCCGAAATATACATTCAAGGAGGGAGAGATCGCGCCGGTCGACGTAATCGCGCCTTATGACTTCTCCATTCCCAAGACCGATCAGGAGCTCTTTGAAGAAAAAGAAGAAATCGCAAAACGGATTCCACCGGTATTTGAACTCGACAACACGGTGTTCAAACTCATCGTCGGTAAACTCAACGGTTTCAAGGTACTCCTTGATTCACTGAGCCCTTTGATTCCGGAACTCGGAGAGGATTCAGTGAGCTATCTCATACAAAAAGAGTATGCAGTCGATCGTACAGTGATTAAGTACCTTTTGAAAAAAAAGAGATATAATCGACTCTTTAATGAAATCATCAAAGATCTGGGTGGTTTCTATGCCACCGGTGTGATAGAAGAAAAGAATCCTGAATTCAGAATAATCACGGTGAGAAGCGGTGATAAAGAGATGGTCGAGTCCATCGACCGTCTCTATTCAGTCTCTGAGGTGGAAAGCCTTATGACCAGGGGAAAGAAACCTGAATACCGACGCCTTATTGCGTTTCTCGTAAGACCGAATGTGCTCTATAATGAAGATATGACAAAGAAAAGGATCGAAGAGGTCTTCGCGAATGTCCCTAAAACAAAAGGTAAGATTCTTAAAGGGGAGATAATAGCGGAAAAACATAAACGACTTACCAGAGAATCGATGGAGATAATCAGCGCCCTGGAGAGTACTTATGTCTCGATCGGTCCATGGGAAATCGTAAAGACGATCTTCTTCCGCAACCTCTTCTTTTTCAGTCTCATATATCTTCTTTTCTGCTTCGGCAGAATCGCCAGATATGAACTCTTTAAAAATAAAAGCCTCTATTTTATCACCCTCCTTTCCGCCGCTTATCTGATTATCGGCAGAATCGTCCATCTCACCGACATGATTTATCTTCTGCCGGTTTCATTCTTTATATTTTTATTTGCACTCTATTTTGATTTTTATTTCGCCTTGATCTTTTCGTTCATATTTGCGGGGTTGTTCGGCGTTACTTTGAATTCAATGCCTATCTTTGTTTTCCTCGCGGTCAGCGGCGCGTTCGCCGCTTTTTCCATGCAAATGGTTAATTCAAGATTATCGCTTTATCGTCCGATGATCTACATCGCTTTGGCGAACATCGGCGCCATCCTCTTTGCCGACGTGTATCTGCTCAAGAACGGAATAACGCTGTCACACCTTGGCCTGGGCGTGTTGAACAGTGTGATCAGCAGCTTCTTTCTCGCCCTTTTACTCCCACTCTTTGAAAAATTATTCGATTTCACCACAGACCTCACACTTCTGGAACTCGGTAATCTGAATCTACCTCTCTTCAAAGAGATGGCGATGGAAGCGCCGGGAACCTATCACCATTCAATCGTCGCAGGCAGCCTTGCAGAGGCGGGTGCGAGGGCGATCGGTGCCGACCCGATTCTTGCACGTGTCGGTGCTTATTACCACGATATCGGGAAATTGAAGAAACCGGAGTATTTTATTGAAAATCAGATAGGAATGAAAAACCCCCATGACAATCTGAAACCCCAGATGAGTGCTCTTGTTATCATCTCGCATGTCAAAGACGGAGTGGAGATGGCGAAGAAGATGAAACTTCCGCGGAAAATAATAAATATCATTGAACAGCATCACGGCACCACGAGCATCGAGGTGTTCTATCAGAAAGCATTGACTCAATCCGCGAATATCGAGGAAGATACTTTCCGTTATCCCGGACCCAAACCCAAGACCAAAGAAGCAGCCGTTGTAATGCTCGCCGACACGGTGGAGGCGGCGGCACGGAGTGAAAAGAACATAACGGTCACAAAACTCCAGAAGATATTGAAAGAGAGTGTCGATCGGAAATTCAACGACGGTCAACTGGATGAATGTCCGATAAACCGCCATGATCTTGAACAGATAAAGACTGCTTTTCTCTCCATCCTTACGGGTGTTTTCCATCCGCGCGTTGATTATGAAAAGACGAATAAAAAAAATCACCAGGTCGTAAAAAACAAAAAAAGTAAAAAATGA
- a CDS encoding PhoH family protein — protein MRNECIYLKGNERNVKEATQAVKKILKEIERGRGDTRKRIKDAEEKDPTCITTPKRLVKAKSEGQIAYLKAVASNDIVISIGPAGTGKTYLGVAKAVSELIAKKVERIILTRPAVEAGESLGFLPGAIEEKVDPYLRPLYDALNDFLPYDRIKKYLSMKIIEVAPLAYMRGRTLNDSFIILDEAQNTTGMQMKMFLTRMGWRSKVVVTGDITQIDLPSNIYSGLVEIQHLLKNIPGIKFIYLNEKDVVRHHLVQKIIKAYEAKDSK, from the coding sequence ATGCGGAATGAATGCATTTACTTAAAAGGAAATGAAAGGAATGTAAAAGAAGCCACCCAGGCGGTCAAAAAGATATTGAAAGAGATTGAAAGGGGAAGGGGAGATACACGTAAAAGAATAAAGGATGCCGAAGAAAAAGATCCCACCTGTATTACCACACCCAAGAGATTGGTGAAGGCGAAGAGTGAAGGGCAGATTGCATATCTTAAGGCCGTCGCCAGTAATGACATCGTCATAAGTATCGGTCCTGCCGGAACCGGTAAGACCTATCTCGGCGTAGCCAAAGCCGTTTCCGAATTGATCGCAAAGAAGGTGGAGAGGATAATTCTGACCCGGCCGGCTGTTGAGGCCGGCGAGTCGCTCGGTTTTCTGCCCGGTGCCATAGAAGAAAAGGTCGACCCTTATCTCAGGCCGCTCTATGATGCCCTCAATGATTTTCTTCCTTATGATCGTATTAAAAAGTATTTAAGTATGAAGATCATCGAGGTGGCTCCCCTGGCATATATGAGAGGTCGTACCCTGAATGATTCGTTCATTATCCTCGATGAAGCCCAGAATACAACCGGGATGCAGATGAAGATGTTTTTGACCCGAATGGGCTGGCGTTCAAAGGTGGTCGTGACCGGCGACATAACCCAGATCGATCTTCCTTCGAATATATATTCCGGACTCGTGGAGATTCAACATCTTTTAAAAAACATTCCCGGCATAAAATTTATTTATTTGAATGAAAAGGATGTGGTCAGACACCATCTTGTACAGAAAATCATAAAGGCATATGAAGCTAAGGATTCAAAATAG
- a CDS encoding LysM peptidoglycan-binding domain-containing protein, which produces MRKVYHDGSKWPMIYEANKDKIKNPNLIYPGWVLLIPTLDSYTVVPGDCLWLVASYLSIYSNAKRWPEIYEANKDKIKDPDFIYPNQEFVIPHD; this is translated from the coding sequence ATGCGAAAGGTGTATCACGATGGTTCAAAATGGCCGATGATCTATGAAGCGAATAAAGACAAAATCAAAAATCCGAATCTAATTTATCCTGGCTGGGTATTGCTCATCCCCACGCTGGACAGTTATACCGTTGTACCAGGCGATTGTCTCTGGCTTGTCGCTTCGTATCTTTCAATCTATTCCAATGCGAAAAGATGGCCTGAAATCTACGAAGCGAACAAAGACAAAATAAAGGATCCTGATTTCATATACCCGAACCAGGAATTTGTCATACCGCATGATTAA